A single genomic interval of Stieleria maiorica harbors:
- a CDS encoding outer membrane protein assembly factor BamB family protein: protein MTARWIANPFCLLATLALLTSPVSAAENWPMWRYDAVRSAASPNRLDDELSLLWEKSFSARSQAWDDPLNLDLMTYDRVFEPIVVDGRLFLGFNDSDKVVALDTASGRELWAFYTEAPVRMPPVGAAGRVYFTSDDGFLYCVDAASGKLQWKFSGAPSSQQAIGNRRLTSAWPARGGPVVRDDTVYFAASIWPFMGTFVYALDAQTGEVRWVNDRTGSQYIKQPHSAPSFAGVAPQGALVATESLLIVPGGRSVPAVFERGNGDLRYFELNAGGKGTGGSFVAADDQHFYVHTRYKGTRAFNLDDGVKTAFMPNEPVLHNGWVYSAESEDDRDVVRAYRSDQELRWQIDADGSGDLILAGNHLVAAGKNQISVIELPEQNADARIVKTIPTDKRIERLIVADGKLFAVSIDGDLIAYGRHYTDQPTKLTQSGPQRSSVQAPQMARDLLALGDASGYAFWFGDCDHPTAMALATNSPFVQLSIVDSDSSAIDPVRRRLDGEGLYGRVTVHHCDPASFRGPSYAANMVFVQDAQRLDDAAIESVYQSVRPYGGVMVLIGTDDQDTLVRRIAAMNLEQAVITAGTHGVVVRRAGALPGSADWTHQYGNIANTVKSNDSRVKLPLGVLWFGGSSNMDVLPRHGHGPPEQVVGGRLFIQGMNSLSARDVYTGRVLWKREFDDLGTFDVYYDQTYENLPLNPKYNQVHIPGANARGTNYVVTDDRVYIVEGSVCHALDPATGELIADFQLPPSASGEQEQWGYLGVYQDVLIGGLGFAMYRGRNSLTFDSDKKLKSSKAGFGSKSYDRAASVALVGFDRHSGKQLWKVDAEHSFWHNGIVAGGGKIYCLDRTPKQIADALLRRGRSRSDTYRIVAFDFKTGRQVWEAHENIFGSWLGYSEQYDLLLEAGAKASDRLADEVAEGMTVYHADDGRVKWSDLSLKYSGPCILHNDLIITNSNSYSESAGAFYLETGEPKLVENPLTGEMQPWKITRAYGCNSIIASENLLTFRSGAAGFYDLLTDSGTGNLGGFKSGCTSNLVVAGGVLNAPDYTRTCSCAYQNQTSLALVHMPEIEMWSVHNGVANLSPGESIQNLAINFGAPGDRRDEDGTLWLEHPVVAGSSPPLTIAINPETRFVARHSSGAAPSQRPWVTASAAEGITELRLGMTIQGEKDQAGRSTADAAMHEYDVELIFADPEPDDQNVRVFDVYVQDERVEENVTIGGDVEHAVATIELKNVSVQNELHVRLVPKQGKAVLSGIQLRRR, encoded by the coding sequence ATGACCGCTCGCTGGATCGCGAACCCGTTCTGTTTGCTCGCCACGCTGGCGTTGTTGACCTCGCCCGTGAGTGCTGCCGAAAACTGGCCGATGTGGCGTTATGACGCCGTGCGCTCGGCGGCCAGTCCCAATCGGCTGGACGACGAATTGAGCCTGTTGTGGGAAAAATCGTTTTCCGCCCGATCGCAGGCTTGGGATGATCCGCTGAATCTGGACCTGATGACCTACGATCGCGTTTTCGAACCGATCGTGGTCGACGGACGGTTGTTCCTCGGATTCAACGACAGCGACAAAGTCGTGGCGTTGGACACGGCGAGCGGCCGGGAATTGTGGGCGTTTTACACCGAAGCCCCGGTGCGAATGCCGCCGGTGGGAGCGGCGGGCCGAGTCTATTTCACCAGCGATGACGGCTTTTTGTACTGCGTCGATGCGGCCAGCGGAAAACTCCAGTGGAAATTCAGCGGCGCGCCGAGTTCGCAACAGGCGATCGGAAATCGACGATTGACGTCGGCCTGGCCGGCCCGGGGCGGCCCGGTCGTCCGCGACGACACCGTGTACTTTGCCGCCAGCATCTGGCCCTTCATGGGGACATTTGTTTATGCGTTGGACGCTCAGACCGGTGAAGTCCGCTGGGTCAACGATCGCACCGGATCCCAATACATCAAACAACCGCACAGCGCCCCGTCGTTCGCCGGCGTGGCGCCGCAAGGGGCGTTGGTCGCGACCGAGTCGCTGTTGATCGTGCCGGGCGGACGCTCGGTCCCGGCCGTGTTTGAGCGTGGCAACGGAGACCTGCGTTACTTCGAATTGAATGCCGGCGGAAAGGGGACCGGCGGTTCGTTTGTCGCCGCTGACGATCAACACTTTTATGTCCACACCCGCTACAAGGGAACCCGCGCATTCAATTTGGATGACGGCGTCAAGACCGCGTTCATGCCGAATGAGCCCGTGCTGCACAACGGTTGGGTTTATTCGGCCGAATCGGAAGACGACCGCGACGTTGTTCGCGCCTACCGGTCCGATCAAGAACTCCGCTGGCAGATCGACGCCGACGGAAGCGGTGATTTAATTCTCGCGGGCAACCATCTGGTCGCGGCAGGGAAGAACCAAATCTCCGTGATCGAGTTGCCGGAACAGAACGCTGACGCCAGGATCGTGAAAACGATACCGACCGACAAGCGAATCGAACGTTTGATCGTCGCCGACGGAAAGCTGTTTGCCGTTTCGATCGACGGGGATCTGATCGCGTACGGCCGTCATTACACCGATCAACCGACAAAACTCACTCAGTCTGGACCGCAACGCAGTTCTGTGCAGGCGCCTCAGATGGCTCGCGACTTACTGGCGCTCGGCGACGCATCGGGTTACGCATTCTGGTTCGGCGACTGTGATCACCCGACTGCGATGGCATTGGCGACCAATTCACCGTTCGTTCAGCTTTCGATCGTGGATTCCGACTCCTCGGCGATCGATCCCGTGCGCCGTCGACTCGATGGCGAAGGACTTTACGGGCGTGTCACGGTCCATCACTGTGATCCAGCATCCTTTCGCGGCCCCAGTTACGCCGCGAACATGGTCTTCGTCCAAGACGCCCAGCGCCTGGATGACGCTGCGATTGAGTCCGTTTATCAAAGTGTGCGTCCCTACGGCGGCGTGATGGTCCTGATCGGAACGGATGACCAGGACACATTGGTCCGGCGCATCGCTGCGATGAACTTGGAACAAGCGGTCATCACCGCCGGCACGCATGGCGTCGTCGTGCGGCGTGCCGGTGCCCTGCCGGGATCGGCCGACTGGACGCACCAGTACGGCAACATCGCCAACACCGTCAAATCGAACGACTCACGAGTCAAGCTGCCGTTGGGCGTGCTTTGGTTCGGCGGCAGCAGCAACATGGATGTATTGCCGCGACACGGACACGGCCCACCGGAACAAGTGGTGGGCGGGCGACTGTTTATCCAAGGCATGAACTCGCTCAGTGCCCGAGACGTCTACACCGGGCGCGTGCTTTGGAAACGCGAGTTTGATGACCTTGGAACCTTTGACGTCTACTATGACCAGACCTACGAGAACCTGCCGCTGAATCCAAAGTACAACCAGGTCCACATCCCCGGCGCGAATGCTCGCGGCACCAACTACGTCGTGACCGACGACCGGGTTTACATCGTCGAAGGAAGTGTTTGTCACGCACTGGACCCGGCGACGGGAGAGTTGATTGCCGATTTCCAGCTTCCGCCCTCGGCCAGCGGCGAACAAGAGCAATGGGGCTATCTGGGCGTCTATCAGGACGTGTTGATCGGTGGCCTGGGGTTTGCAATGTACCGCGGCCGAAACAGTTTGACGTTTGATAGCGATAAAAAGTTAAAATCAAGCAAGGCCGGTTTCGGATCGAAAAGCTATGATCGCGCGGCCAGCGTTGCGTTGGTCGGCTTTGATCGCCATAGCGGCAAACAGCTCTGGAAAGTCGACGCGGAGCATAGTTTTTGGCACAACGGGATCGTCGCCGGTGGTGGAAAGATCTATTGCCTGGATCGCACGCCCAAGCAAATCGCGGACGCCTTGCTGCGGCGTGGTCGATCACGCAGCGACACCTATCGCATTGTGGCGTTCGACTTCAAAACCGGCCGGCAAGTGTGGGAGGCCCACGAGAATATCTTTGGCAGCTGGCTGGGCTATTCCGAACAATACGATCTGCTGCTCGAGGCCGGTGCGAAGGCGAGTGACCGATTGGCCGACGAAGTCGCCGAAGGCATGACCGTCTACCACGCCGACGACGGTCGCGTGAAATGGAGCGACCTTTCGCTAAAGTACTCCGGCCCCTGCATCTTGCACAACGATCTGATCATCACCAACTCCAATTCTTATTCCGAATCGGCGGGCGCGTTTTACTTGGAAACCGGAGAACCAAAGTTGGTCGAAAACCCGCTGACCGGCGAGATGCAGCCTTGGAAGATCACGCGGGCGTACGGATGCAACAGCATCATCGCCAGCGAAAACCTGTTGACGTTTCGGTCCGGCGCCGCCGGTTTCTACGATTTGCTGACCGATTCGGGTACCGGAAACCTGGGCGGTTTTAAATCCGGGTGCACGTCCAATCTGGTCGTCGCCGGCGGTGTCTTGAATGCTCCCGATTACACGCGGACGTGTAGCTGTGCCTACCAAAACCAGACTTCGTTGGCACTGGTCCACATGCCTGAAATCGAAATGTGGAGTGTCCACAACGGTGTGGCGAACTTGTCACCTGGAGAATCGATTCAGAACTTGGCGATCAACTTCGGTGCGCCCGGGGATCGTCGTGACGAAGACGGCACGTTGTGGCTGGAACATCCCGTCGTCGCGGGAAGTTCACCGCCGCTCACGATCGCGATCAATCCGGAAACCCGCTTCGTTGCACGTCATTCTTCCGGCGCCGCGCCCTCGCAGCGCCCCTGGGTGACGGCGTCGGCAGCCGAGGGCATCACCGAGTTGCGACTGGGAATGACGATCCAAGGCGAAAAGGACCAGGCGGGTCGGTCGACCGCTGACGCCGCGATGCACGAGTACGACGTCGAACTGATCTTTGCCGATCCCGAACCGGACGATCAAAACGTCCGGGTTTTCGACGTTTATGTCCAAGACGAACGTGTCGAAGAAAACGTGACAATTGGTGGCGATGTCGAACATGCCGTCGCGACGATCGAGCTCAAGAACGTTTCGGTCCAAAACGAGTTGCACGTCCGTTTAGTCCCCAAACAGGGCAAGGCCGTTCTGTCAGGAATCCAGCTTCGGCGCCGCTGA
- a CDS encoding FG-GAP repeat domain-containing protein: MKIALLSLLCMIPVFVHAELVDPVRLVDEDLPHAAPTMADLDGDGVRDLVVGLYRDDPYTGARFKWFRNRGSNQLPVYRASDWLRADGSDARVDEFCFTGAGPQIVDFDSDGLPDLVSGSKDGRLNVFPGLVDGSFGSPVQLTYAVGPFANRLRHNVRLFLFDWDGDGDQDLLATRMTTVWIIPNEGSPRQPRFGLPVVLMTPAGGEESFSSSVTADWDGDGRSDLVVGRWDGSIAWYRNIGEDDTDVPLQRQMLAPAKELVAPGMPRLIQIDSEQEDFRPDRPAGHVRIAVMDYDMDGDLDLLVGDAWASQVSKSNQAKLSDADVERRRDALALERELSRDLDHLQRSVDGEDDEVKAIRMKELDHLRSRCALAWRAAHGNRSHRRHGTVWFFERR, encoded by the coding sequence ATGAAGATCGCGTTGCTCTCGCTGCTTTGCATGATCCCGGTTTTCGTTCATGCAGAACTTGTCGATCCGGTCCGTCTGGTCGACGAGGACCTGCCGCACGCGGCGCCGACGATGGCGGATCTCGATGGGGATGGAGTGCGTGATTTGGTCGTCGGGTTGTACCGCGACGATCCCTACACGGGCGCGAGGTTCAAGTGGTTTCGCAATCGAGGCTCGAATCAATTGCCGGTCTATAGGGCGTCCGATTGGTTGCGAGCGGACGGAAGCGACGCCCGCGTCGACGAATTCTGCTTCACCGGCGCCGGTCCACAGATCGTCGATTTTGACAGTGACGGTCTGCCCGATCTCGTTTCCGGATCGAAGGACGGCCGATTGAATGTATTCCCCGGACTGGTCGATGGTTCGTTCGGTTCCCCAGTTCAACTGACCTACGCTGTCGGGCCGTTCGCCAATCGCCTTCGTCACAACGTGAGATTGTTCTTGTTTGACTGGGACGGTGACGGCGACCAAGACCTGTTGGCGACTCGAATGACGACCGTTTGGATCATTCCCAACGAAGGATCGCCGCGGCAGCCCCGATTCGGTCTTCCGGTCGTATTGATGACTCCCGCGGGGGGCGAAGAATCGTTTTCGTCGAGCGTGACCGCCGACTGGGACGGTGATGGGCGATCCGACTTAGTCGTCGGACGCTGGGACGGCAGCATCGCCTGGTACCGGAACATTGGTGAGGATGACACTGATGTTCCGCTGCAACGCCAGATGCTCGCTCCGGCAAAGGAGCTGGTCGCCCCGGGTATGCCGCGTTTGATACAGATCGATTCCGAACAAGAAGACTTCCGTCCGGATCGTCCTGCCGGCCATGTTCGGATTGCGGTGATGGATTACGACATGGACGGAGACTTGGACCTGTTGGTCGGTGACGCATGGGCCAGTCAGGTCTCCAAATCGAATCAGGCCAAGCTGTCCGACGCGGACGTCGAACGCCGGCGTGACGCGTTAGCTTTGGAGCGAGAATTAAGCCGGGACCTTGATCATCTGCAGCGGTCTGTCGATGGTGAAGATGACGAGGTCAAAGCGATCCGGATGAAGGAACTGGATCACTTGAGGTCGCGATGCGCGTTGGCGTGGCGGGCCGCACACGGCAATCGTTCGCATCGCCGGCATGGGACGGTTTGGTTTTTCGAACGACGCTGA